The following DNA comes from Chelmon rostratus isolate fCheRos1 chromosome 3, fCheRos1.pri, whole genome shotgun sequence.
ATTAAGTGGGGGCATGAAACTGAGCAACTCTCATCTTCactctttattttcagttttgataTTGGGGATAAACATCCAgaacaaagtaaaacacaacagaattaACTTTCATTTCCAAGAACTCGTTTGTATGGATGCATGTCTATGAACTTTAAATCTTCAAAGAAAAATGCCGCCCAATCCAATATCATATTATAAATTCACTTCTTTTTTCCAAAACATGGATGGTTAGTGACTTTTAGTCAGTAACATTTATATGATCCTATGATCTACGATCCTGGTGAGTCACCTGTATAGTCTTGAGAGCGTGGAATCCATTTTCCAGATTGAGTGTGACAGAGTCCTGGAGGAGCATGGTGGTCCTTCTGAAGTCCtggatggagatggagacagTGACGGGTTTGGACACGCCGTCTGCCTGTAGGTAGATGTTCTCCTGGCTGTCTGTCCTCAGCAGGTCTGGAGCCAACAGGGTGAACCTGTGGGAAAACACACCATGAGGCCGGGGAAGTATTCATTGACTGGGTCGGCACTGCCTGAAGTCCTGTTTCCACTACCACTATTAGTACTACTTCATTAACTGCTACTAGACTACCCCAACCTCTGCTACTgcaaataacaacaataataatagaaaGTAATACATTATTACAGGTCCTACACTATCCTAAGTTCACAGGAAGATGATACGTAATCCAGCACAAATTATAACATAATTGGAGACCAGGCAGTCCAGTTAAATCATATCAATTCATAACATAACTGGGAATGAGAGAATACAATTTTAGCACATAGAGAACAAAGGTTcccaaaaacacatcagtatTTGCTTTGGTTTAAATAGAGCTGCGTGTGTCTGGTCTGTACCACACTGCTATTATTTATACTTTTAGACACTAAAACACAATGTCAGTACTTCCTGAAGTGAATTACATTCCTGCCAGCGAGCAGAAGGCTTTAAAATCAGCAGTCGGGATGCAGAAtgcacagaaaatatttttaacataTAACTAAATGAGtcaaacagtttttttgtttttattttgagaCACTTTTTGGTGTCTGGTCAAAACTTTGAGGAAGGACTCATTATCTCTGACAATGAATACAACTACTACTAATATTAGGCCACTACTACCTCtaccactgaaaacaaacagtacctgtaatgatgataaaatgtgttAGATTGAGTTTTGAAAGATAACGATAACAAGAAAGAGAACTGATGCTAATTTACAATAAAGGTTAGACTATATATGGAGTAAAACAAAGCTCATCCTTCCTTCAGTCGCAGTAGTAGACTGTTTTATTAATGGCTGTCGACGAGTCATACCTCGGTGCAGGACTAACTTCGACCTTCGGGACTGGTATTCTGCAAATAAACAGGACAAGTATTAATTTCAGTCACGGCACAGCCAACAAAGGCAGAGATAGAGCACGTAGTATTATAACATGGCATTATAAGTCACACTGTATTgcagacaggaaagaaaagggcATTTAAGTAGTTTTTAATTTGTTCTTGTCGAACACAGTGTATCCCGTAATTTATCCCACAACTTAAGAGACTAATACAAGTTATTGTGAGTTTAAGATGAGCtcaagacatttttaaaggCAAACACGATATATCTGTAAATCCAAGGCattgaaaaagtgaaatttaaAGACGTTAGATGATGGCACTTAGAGTATGAATAATGAGTAATGATTCCAGAATTGGTATAAACCGTAAAACTCTGGCTtagattgttgttgtttattataCTGTATTGCTGTTGCTTTTTCTACGCCCAGCTTTGGTTACTCACTCATGGAGTTCCCAGAATCTATCCATTGTCGAAAATCTGGGGAGCAGATTGAGAAAATAATACCTTCAGAAACTAAAGCTTGTAACTGTGAATACGATCTcaacagtgcacacacatacctgtCGCGCCAGGGGGGTCTGAGTCTGTAAAGAAGACAGCTTCATTAGTAAAGAAAACACCAGAGACATAAAGTGTCCCCACAGTCAGCAGAATCAGAAAGTACCTTTCAAAAGCATCAAACTGTCCATTGGAGCTGCAGAAAAGCGcgagaaataaaatgttgtgtaaCGTCCACCGACCCATGTTGGCTGACGGGGAGCCTCAGTGGACTGTGGCCACGGGAGAGATGGTCAGCGACTATATCAGACCCCAAAGCCCCTCCTACAGTTGACCTCATCAACTGTACCCAACACTGAACAGtcaacaggaagaggaggagctaCGGTTTCTGATCAATAACTCTgaccagacacaaaaacacactacaGGTTTGTTGGTCAGCAAACTCTCACACTCCACCTGCTCCCAAACCACGAGGGGTCCTTGATGGAGTCTGAGAAATAAGCATTAAACTTTCATTCCACACAGGCTGAAACACAAgatttctttgctgttgtttttttatatatatactattTTTAACCTACATTTCGTCGACGCCACCCGTCACAAAAGAACAAATACATTCACAATAGTTATCTGTAAATACTCATCTTTCATCCTCATTTtactaacttttttttaactcaacTAATTCAAAACCACAACAAGTTAAGTATATTGACAAGAAAGATAATCACATTCACAACCAATGTGTTTGCACTCTTTTTAAGCCAAACTTCATTTTATTCAAGCATGAATTTTGGCAAAGAACAgcgtccactagagggcactaCCTCTGTTACACTAGCTATGAACTAATAATTCCATATCCTCATTACAAAATCCCATTACAGGACATTTCAGCAGTTATATAAAATCTCCAGCAATAGACGTTTGAGATGCTGTCACTTAGAATCCATCTTATAGTGTAAAGTGTGCTCATAGCTTTTATACTGAAAGGATTTAACAATTGGTGTTAACGCCCCTAAATGCCTGTATCACCCCACATAGGTGTTTTCACTTGCTGTGCATGATGAGACCTCCTCTCAGGAGTCTGTGGGCATGTACAGAATGAGCTGATTGACATTCAGGTGACTGATGCAACTTGAGCATTGCACTTCCCAACTTCAACCTGAGCAGACAACAAGatctgaaaacacctgtgtgggtgcgCAGGTTAACACAAAAGACTAAATGGCCGACAACACAGCACCGCCTGCAGGCCTTGTTCAGACAGCCAGcccaaatctgttttttggcATATCCAGATTGATTTTAAGTCTGGATAACAAAATCCAGAAAACGCTGTGGCCACTCACACTGGGTTTATTTGCTTTACTCACAACACAACATACAATGATGATGTCAATTCCAGCAGGATTCACATGGGAGAAAGCTTTTTCTACCATGTTGTTAACACTGTGAATGAATAGTAGGCTggcagcttttctttttaatcacctGATGTTCCTCACTGAGTGATGTAGATTGTTGCAATAATATATAAAGTTTGAGGTAACGAACTCAACAGTTGAACAATATTTTACACAgtattttgcatttaattttgCAAGGTGCCTGACAGTTTTGTTATCTGATCACACATGTGGTAATCTAAAAATCTAAATACCATCAAATAGCATTTTAAGCTAGGTCTGTAGTGTTTGGATGTtcttatttcacacattttgttttagaaagcagaatatttccactgtgaccaGACAGGTGGGTTAACCGCCACTGTTTGAAAAGCAATACAAGTTACAGCAGAGGTCTGCTGCTTGACAGtcatcatgtttgtgtctcactctcacaaaatgacatttccattGACCTCCAttggctgaaaacaaaaactgtcccATTTTACTAACATTAAGTCTCATTGTCCAGGATCTGAATCTGAGTCACTGTAGTCCGCCACGAGGGACGTGACCACTCCTGAACTTCTGTCCTGTTCCTTCTGCTTCCCAAAGTCCTTTGCCTTTTTCAGTCCTTCAtctgcttcctctgtggttttGACATGTGTCTCCCTGGAGTCACTGCCATTTGTCTCTGTTACCTCCTGTCCCGCTTGTGTTGGTGATATACTTGGGGCTTCCTCTCTCTGAGTGACCTTTGAAATCTCTCCATCACATGTGCTGATTTGAGGGTGTGACTGTCTGCGGGTGATGGTGGCGCAGGGTTCAGTTTTGATTCCCGGTCCTCCTGTGCGTTTGCGGATCAGGGGGCTGTGCGAGGAGCCCAGGGCTTTGGCCACTGCGGCTTCTTTCCCCTGCAGACCGAGCTTATGGAGCAGACTGCCTGCAGCTCCTCCGGGTGGGGTTGAGATAGCGTTGAACCACGAACGAGAGGAGATCTCTTTCCGCTTGCTGTGCTGCTTGTCCTCATAGGCTGATTAGAGAGGAGAATAATGGGGAGTCGTAGTAATATTAGAATTCAGACTTTGCTCTGTTTACATACATGTACATCAAAGAATATCTAACTGTTAAGATACTGTTCGCTTTGCAAAGGACAATGTTTTCGGTCCCGTTagaatgtgttttatgttagtCAGCTGGACAGCCAAAGAGTTTTTAAATCTAGCAGAAAGCTTGGccatgaaacacagcagaagtgATTGAGAGGATATAGAATTTTGTTTTTGAGACGaaggatttttttccttttatctaTTTTTGGCAAATGCATCCCATCTAATGCACATTTAGatccagcagcagattaaaCATTTTGTGTTAGTATAATACATTCTTTTTGCAGTTGCAGCTCAAACTAATGTGGCCAAACAGAAAAGCCCTGcaatatattcatttttcatgaaaacGTTTTCTATCAAAGGTGCTCATTCAACTTTATGGTTATGCTGGAAGCTGTAGTTTGGTGATGCTGTTAATTGTACTGCTGTGGATTATATAAATGTGGATGgactaattaattcattaaacaaaaatgttaaaatacacaaaaacaaatggggCAGGCttgatgcatgtgtttgatttctAGCCAATATTCAAATGGGTTTGTAAATTTGAagtttctcacacacataaTCTGTTTCCAGGTAACACACTAGGACCTAGGACTAGACTTTGTCaacaaatgtctgtctgtctgtctgtctgtctgtctgtttacagcCTGTATGTGATACTTACAGTCTGGTGCCTGGTAGGTAAGCAGTGTTGCCAGtttcttgtcctcctccttctctggcAGCAAGGGGATGGACAGGTTGGTCCTCATCCTCACTGCGttgtccttctcctcctgctcagccagaactttcttctctgtctgcacCACCAATTAAAACAGAGCCGTCACTTCAATACAATCAACAGTCATGCAATACAATCTCAAAACATGGCAAGATTTCAAAAGAAATCTCGACCTGGCATGACTCCCTCATGTGCTGCTGGGAGTAATTTTCTGATTATTATCTTCTTTGAAACTCATTCTGTGTCACTGGTGTTTGTATTGAAATGACAGAAGCAGGTAATGACAAAATTGCATGTTTTGCATAAACTACTCTTTAGTCCCAGTGCACAGAGTATGACGTGTGAGAAGACTCAATAATATAGGCTGGACTGTATAGAacaatacacaaaaaaacagtggtACTGCAGGTTTTCACAAGTCTCACTAtaaatgttaaaagaaaaattcaacaaaaaaacagtgacacTAACTAATAACTATTGATGAACATAATCTTGGGTAGCATTAATACAGCAGTTAGCAGTCACTACCTTACCCTGAACTTCCTGCGGAGGGTGCTGTTGAGCTGGAAGTCATCCTTCCAGCCAGACTGGTGGTCCTGGATCTCCGACAGAGAGGGCAGAGCCTTCTTAAGCTTCTCCTTGTCTTTCCCACCGTGGTCAAGTTTGAACATGGCATCCGTCTCAagtttctccttctctgctcgctctgtgcagacagatggaggagagagttgattagaaagagaaaacaagcatgCATAAGAAAAATCATGcagcaaacaaactgaagaaaaacaatatcaACCCTGAACAGAAAAGCCTCAAGACATCCTCACAGTCTCAGAAGAGCTgtgcactcatgcacacactgcacgATTCAAACAAAAACCTTTTGTGTCGTTGTCATGGTGCTGATTTCCAACCTAAATAACACCATAAAGAAACACCGTACTGAACTGAGCAGGCCATTTATCTTTTCATTGATAACAAACATGAATACTTTACCTGTGGTGAGGATCTGCTCATTTTCAGCCATGTCCCAGCGTTCCTCCTTCCTGCTTGCCCCGCTTACTATTACATAGTCGCACGTTGCCGGATCTGTCTGCATCTCGATGTGGTTGACACATAGATGGCACTTCATCCTAAACCTGGTtgaggagacaaaaaaaagatttaaatatcTGAATTTTCTTATGTTAAGACGTTTTAAGTCACCCTGTCAGAGAGCTTCATGATGATTCAGTGTTCCTGAAGGAGACACTGTGAACTGCACCACGAGGCTTGGAATGTTTGTTCATGTCTATCGTCAGCatagtctgtttgtgtttacctGTAGATTGGCGTGGTGTAGTAGTTCCccactttcttcttctcagcATTGTAACGGACCCCTGTACAAGCAGAACATCAGTGTCATGGAAATCAAAAGACACTGTATGAGACAGTGAGACTGCACATTCCTAAAAGGGTCGTGTGTTTCTTCTGACTTACCCATGCCAATGTGATTTTTGCAGCCATCACACCAGATGTTGTAGGGCATCTCAAACCTTGATGGACAAAAACAGTTACAAACATATTCACTTAGGCTGGGTGTCGAGGAAAAACAACTGTTCTTacctttacttcctgtctttattttattaaatgtttaataatataatttttacATGTCCCCAGGTTTATTAGATATGTGACACATGCACAGTTAGATTCATCAGTTTATTCTAGAGTTTCATATTGATCGTATTTTCACCAAACACTTGCGgtaataaaatacattaaatgttCAGATGCACTGTAGCATTTGTGCTTATAATTTGCTTgtataaacatgtctttttaaGACATAACAAACTAATTTTACGTATCTGATAACATAACAGTCTCTGGATTGTAAGTGACAATTTATCATTTCCAATCTCCAGCCAGCATCAGTATATAATTTCTGTAAATGGGTGCACTAACCTGATAATGAGGATGCCCTGGGACAGTTTCCTGGCCCTCTCCCGCAGAGCGTGAGTTTTATGGTAGCCATTGAGGGATCCATGCTAAAAACAAAGAATGATGGAAACATAAGTCGGTATCTATACACAAAAAGTGAACTAAAAAGACTGCGACACACTGGTCTGTGTGATCATACACACC
Coding sequences within:
- the yju2b gene encoding coiled-coil domain-containing protein 130 homolog, with protein sequence MGERKGTNKYYPPDFDPAKHGSLNGYHKTHALRERARKLSQGILIIRFEMPYNIWCDGCKNHIGMGVRYNAEKKKVGNYYTTPIYRFRMKCHLCVNHIEMQTDPATCDYVIVSGASRKEERWDMAENEQILTTERAEKEKLETDAMFKLDHGGKDKEKLKKALPSLSEIQDHQSGWKDDFQLNSTLRRKFRTEKKVLAEQEEKDNAVRMRTNLSIPLLPEKEEDKKLATLLTYQAPDSYEDKQHSKRKEISSRSWFNAISTPPGGAAGSLLHKLGLQGKEAAVAKALGSSHSPLIRKRTGGPGIKTEPCATITRRQSHPQISTCDGEISKVTQREEAPSISPTQAGQEVTETNGSDSRETHVKTTEEADEGLKKAKDFGKQKEQDRSSGVVTSLVADYSDSDSDPGQ